In a genomic window of Streptomyces koelreuteriae:
- a CDS encoding phosphatase PAP2 family protein — protein MNARTEPAPAGSDATARPPHVIARPPLVRELLLVAGLFLVYKLGRQLATGHTGEAFHNAHRVWDFERAVHLPGEGAVQSLLLHGDALVRVANTYYATVHFPATVAFLVWLYLRRPAHYVWARRVLAAVTAAALALHLLFPLAPPRMLAATGLVDTARVYGPSVYGDPATDSLSNQFAAMPSLHFGWALMVAIGLIVATRSRWRLLWLLHPLLTLLVIVGTANHYWLDAIVATALLALALAVVHVPHRTATTAGRAQGGLVPAQGRTEEQALAGAGR, from the coding sequence ATGAATGCCCGCACCGAGCCTGCGCCGGCGGGGTCCGACGCGACAGCGCGACCGCCGCACGTCATAGCCCGACCGCCGCTCGTCCGGGAGCTCCTGCTCGTCGCGGGGCTCTTCCTCGTCTACAAGCTCGGCCGGCAGCTGGCCACGGGCCACACCGGCGAGGCCTTCCACAACGCGCACCGCGTGTGGGACTTCGAGCGGGCGGTCCATCTGCCCGGCGAAGGGGCGGTGCAGTCCCTGCTGCTGCACGGCGACGCTCTGGTGCGTGTCGCGAACACCTACTACGCGACCGTCCACTTCCCGGCCACGGTCGCCTTCCTGGTCTGGCTCTATCTGCGCCGCCCGGCCCACTACGTCTGGGCCCGCCGGGTCCTGGCCGCCGTCACCGCCGCCGCGCTGGCACTGCACCTGCTCTTCCCGCTCGCCCCGCCCCGGATGCTGGCCGCGACCGGCCTGGTGGACACGGCCCGCGTGTACGGGCCGTCGGTCTACGGCGATCCCGCGACCGACTCCCTCTCGAACCAGTTCGCCGCGATGCCGTCACTGCACTTCGGCTGGGCCCTGATGGTGGCGATCGGCCTGATCGTCGCGACCCGGTCGCGGTGGCGCCTGCTCTGGCTGCTGCATCCGCTGCTGACGCTGCTGGTGATCGTCGGCACCGCGAACCACTACTGGCTGGACGCGATCGTGGCGACGGCCCTGCTCGCTCTCGCGCTCGCCGTGGTCCACGTGCCGCACCGCACGGCGACCACGGCGGGCCGCGCGCAGGGCGGGCTCGTACCCGCCCAGGGCCGAACCGAGGAGCAGGCACTCGCGGGAGCCGGCCGATGA
- a CDS encoding TetR/AcrR family transcriptional regulator, translated as MTPQAADDRPEPVGATRRSKITPEREQEFFDAVLEQLRECGYDSVTMEGIAASTRCSKSTLYRQWKTKPQFVAAALRSHRRTHCIDTGSLADDLREAARAAGELSGRDTQLLQALAHAAPQDPELQRALREALIEPEIAALKEIIRRGVERGEVPADHPALEYIPAQMFGVLRVRPVLEGEWADPDYLVRFVEAAVLPALGLR; from the coding sequence ATGACGCCGCAGGCTGCGGACGACCGACCCGAGCCGGTCGGTGCCACACGCCGCTCCAAGATCACGCCGGAGCGTGAGCAGGAGTTCTTCGACGCCGTGCTGGAACAGCTCCGCGAGTGCGGCTACGACTCCGTCACCATGGAGGGGATCGCCGCCAGCACCCGCTGCAGCAAGTCCACGCTCTACCGGCAGTGGAAGACCAAGCCCCAGTTCGTGGCGGCGGCGCTGCGCTCACACCGGCGGACGCACTGCATCGACACCGGCTCGCTCGCGGACGATCTGCGTGAGGCCGCCCGGGCGGCGGGGGAGTTGTCCGGCCGGGACACCCAGCTCCTCCAGGCGCTCGCCCACGCGGCCCCTCAGGACCCGGAGTTGCAGCGGGCGTTGCGCGAGGCCCTGATCGAACCGGAGATCGCCGCGCTGAAGGAGATCATCCGGCGCGGCGTCGAGAGGGGAGAGGTGCCCGCCGATCACCCGGCGCTGGAGTACATCCCTGCGCAGATGTTCGGCGTCCTGCGGGTGCGGCCCGTCCTGGAGGGCGAGTGGGCCGACCCGGACTATCTGGTCCGGTTCGTGGAGGCCGCCGTGCTGCCGGCGCTGGGCCTGAGATGA
- a CDS encoding DMT family protein, whose translation MNAVVVAVALSLVSAVAYAAAAVAQERLASRSPGSGVLRMLGSGAWWSSVGLNASAALLHVVALRYGPLTVVQPLGALTLVAAVPMGARLAGRRVSTVEWKGTALTLLGLGAVLVTASGPAPEEVLSVPEALAVAGATAALIGMLSRPGARPGLRHATASGIASGVASALTQTVTVAATDRSGPLLSVQVVGVALLVAAFAAGGLLLSQVAYRGGLGAPLAMVTLSNPLAAAVIGLSLLGERLQGGPAGVLLALAGAGLASWGVVLLSRATPQDHDRPVDDDHPVAAVLALEPGSATAEPVLVPRPHDPGHLFPATR comes from the coding sequence ATGAACGCCGTCGTCGTCGCCGTCGCCCTGTCCCTCGTCTCCGCCGTCGCCTACGCGGCAGCGGCCGTCGCCCAGGAGCGGCTCGCCTCCCGCTCCCCCGGCTCGGGCGTGCTGCGGATGCTCGGCAGCGGCGCCTGGTGGTCGTCGGTCGGACTGAACGCGTCGGCCGCGCTGCTGCACGTCGTGGCCCTGAGGTACGGGCCGCTGACCGTGGTCCAGCCGCTCGGCGCGCTCACCCTGGTCGCGGCGGTGCCCATGGGTGCGCGGCTCGCGGGACGGCGGGTGAGCACGGTCGAGTGGAAGGGCACCGCGCTGACACTGCTCGGCCTGGGCGCGGTCCTGGTCACCGCGTCCGGCCCGGCGCCCGAGGAGGTGCTGAGCGTTCCCGAGGCGCTGGCCGTGGCGGGTGCCACCGCCGCCCTCATCGGAATGCTGTCCCGGCCGGGCGCCCGCCCGGGGCTGCGGCACGCGACCGCGTCCGGCATCGCGTCAGGAGTGGCCTCGGCCCTCACCCAGACCGTGACGGTGGCCGCGACGGACCGTTCGGGTCCGCTGCTGAGCGTCCAGGTGGTCGGGGTGGCGCTGCTCGTGGCGGCCTTCGCGGCCGGCGGGCTGCTGCTGTCGCAGGTGGCGTACCGGGGCGGTCTGGGCGCCCCGCTCGCCATGGTGACCCTGTCCAACCCGCTGGCCGCCGCGGTGATCGGGCTGTCGCTGCTGGGCGAACGCCTCCAGGGCGGCCCGGCGGGCGTGCTGCTCGCGCTCGCCGGGGCCGGGCTGGCGTCCTGGGGCGTGGTACTGCTCAGCAGGGCGACGCCCCAGGACCACGACCGTCCGGTGGACGACGACCATCCGGTGGCCGCCGTCCTGGCCCTGGAACCCGGCTCGGCCACGGCCGAACCGGTGTTGGTGCCCCGGCCGCACGATCCGGGGCACCTCTTCCCTGCTACCCGGTGA